The DNA sequence GGATCCCTGACCATGGCGTGTCGGCGTGGTTTTTGGAAAGAGACGTCGCCGACCCGGCCCTGTACGTGGGCACGTGGCTGCGCGATGAGACGGTCGATCCCCTATCGCCGGAAGGCGAGGCCCGCACGAACGCGTGGCTGGATCATTTCGATGCTCACCATGTCACCGGCATTGGCTTTGGCTTCGTCGCCCTACGCAACATCGGTGACTCCCCCTCCGAGGTCGTCGCCGAAACGATGACCCAGACCTTCACCGACCCCTTAGGCCCCGAGGTCGAGGAGTACTTCGAGCGGGCGCAGTGGCTGCGCAACCGCGGGGTCGAGGACATCATGTCCGCTCGGTTCTTCGCCCGACCTGGCCTCGTCAAAGAGAACATCTCCATGTCCGACGCAGAAGCAGGGGTCGGCTTCGTGGAAGCCGCATTGCGGCTGACCCGGACCGATGGGCCGCGGTGGAGTCACGACGTCGATAAGCATGTTGCAGCGTTGGTGTCCGGGCTCCACCCGCAGGGCCTCAGCCTGGGCGAAACCATCGGGCTCTACGCGATGGCGCAAGGTGTCGATGAGGAGGAGCTCATGCACGTGGCACTACCGCCGTTCGTCGACCTCATTCGGCGCGGGATGATCGTCCCGACCGATCTGGACGGGCAGAAATGAAAGCGGTACTGACCCGGGTGAGTTCGGCGTCTGTCACCGTCGACGGCGAAATCGTCGGACAGATCGGCACCGGCCTGTTGGCCCTGGTCGGAGTAGGCCGCGATGATGCTGCCGACGCCTGGGACACCATGGTGCGCAAAATCGCCGAACTACGCATCCTCGACGGAGAACTCAGCGTCGAAGACGCCGGCGCGTCAGTTCTGCTGGTAAGCCAATTCACCCTGCACGGCCGGACCGCCAAAGGTCGCCGACCCAGCTGGTCGGACGCCGCCCCAGGCGACATGGCTGAACCCATCATCGCGCGAATTGCCGAAGGGTTACGCGCCCGAGGAATCCACGTGGAGCAGGGCCGATTTGGCGCCATGATGCAGGTCACCTCAGTCAACGAAGGACCCTTTACCGTCCTCGTCGAATGCTGAAAAAGACGACTGAGAGTTTCCGGGAACAAATGACAGCGGTAGTGCGTTGTCATAGTAAGACCGGCGAAACCACAGGAGGCTGCACTCATGACAAACCCTTCCCCGCAGGAATTGGATGTTGAGGAGCCCCGCGACCGCGGCAGCCGTCGTGGGCAAACTAATGACAACCCCTCCGCGGACCTCGTCCGCGTATACCTCAACGGAATCGGCAAAACCGCTCTGTTGACCGCAGAAGATGAAGTGGAACTCGCCCAGCGCATTGAAGTAGGGCTTTATGCCGATTACCTGCTGACCGCCCCGGACAAGCAGCTCACCCGCGCCATGAAGCGCGACCTTAAAGTCCTGGTCAAGGAGGGAAACAAGGCTCGCTCCCACCTGCTGGAAGCTAACCTGCGCCTCGTTGTCTCCCTGGCCAAGCGCTACACCGGCCGCGGGATGCCGCTCCTGGACCTCATTCAGGAGGGAAACTTGGGCCTCATTCGCGCGATGGAGAAGTTCGATTACGCCAAGGGATTTAAGTTCTCTACCTACGCAACGTGGTGGATCCGCCAGGCCATTACCCGCGGTATGGCTGATCAGTCCCGCACCATTCGCCTGCCCGTTCACCTGGTTGAGCAAGTGAATAAGCTCTCCCGCATCAAGCGCGAGCTCTACCAATCCCTCGGGCGCGAAGCCACCAATGAGGAACTCGCGGAAGAATCCGGCATCGATGAATCGAAGATCGAGATGCTCCTGCGCCAATCCCGCGACCCGGTGAGCTTGGACATGCCGGTCGGTGCGGACGAAGAAGCTCCCCTCGGCGACTTTATTGAGGACGCGGAAGCAACCGACGCGGAGACTGCCGTGGTCGCTTCCATGCGTCACTCCGATATCCGCGCCGTCCTGGACACGCTGGAAGAGCGCGAGCAAGACGTCATCCGTCTGCGCTACGGCCTCGACGATGGTGTACCCCGCACCCTTGACCAGATCGGCCGCCGCTTCGGGCTCTCCCGCGAACGCGTCCGCCAGATCGAACGCGAAGTGATGAGCAAGCTCCGCGACGGGCACCGCGCCGACCGTCTGCGCGAATACGCAATGTAACCATCCCACCCCGACCCGCCAGCCATTCCGATCCCCGGAGCTGGCGGGTCTTCTCCCCTGTTCGCCCTCACCCCTGGGATCGAACCCAGGGACGAGTGAGGGTATTTAGGCTAAAGTTAGACGCATTGACTCCCGCCGGAACCTCCGACGGTAAGTCCCCAAAGTTCACTGCAGAAAGGGTCTTCCTCGTGAAAGACTTGGTC is a window from the Corynebacterium testudinoris genome containing:
- the dtd gene encoding D-aminoacyl-tRNA deacylase; its protein translation is MKAVLTRVSSASVTVDGEIVGQIGTGLLALVGVGRDDAADAWDTMVRKIAELRILDGELSVEDAGASVLLVSQFTLHGRTAKGRRPSWSDAAPGDMAEPIIARIAEGLRARGIHVEQGRFGAMMQVTSVNEGPFTVLVEC
- a CDS encoding sigma-70 family RNA polymerase sigma factor; amino-acid sequence: MTNPSPQELDVEEPRDRGSRRGQTNDNPSADLVRVYLNGIGKTALLTAEDEVELAQRIEVGLYADYLLTAPDKQLTRAMKRDLKVLVKEGNKARSHLLEANLRLVVSLAKRYTGRGMPLLDLIQEGNLGLIRAMEKFDYAKGFKFSTYATWWIRQAITRGMADQSRTIRLPVHLVEQVNKLSRIKRELYQSLGREATNEELAEESGIDESKIEMLLRQSRDPVSLDMPVGADEEAPLGDFIEDAEATDAETAVVASMRHSDIRAVLDTLEEREQDVIRLRYGLDDGVPRTLDQIGRRFGLSRERVRQIEREVMSKLRDGHRADRLREYAM